TTTCAGGATAGCTTTTACTGGTGATGCGGAGTGGCTGCATATCAATGCCGTACTCCTTCCAGTAGGGGAGGAACTGCTCGACGCGGTAACGGTAGCTGGCTTGGTTTTCTGCGAGATGCAGACAGAGTATCCGGATCATTGGGAGTTCTCGGATTTGTTGCTTATTCAATAGGTATCATTTTGCCGTGAAGCCCGTCCGCATTTGGAGCGCCAGATTCATCATGACCTCAATTTGTCTTCCAGTCCGTCAACCAGCGCGATCCAGCGGCCATCGGGCATCCGGTGCGGATCGACGGTGTGCATCCCTCTGCCGTTCCAGACCTCGTTTCCTTCTTGGACGACCGGCGTGTCGGAAACTGCCTCCTCGCGGTAGGCGGTAGGCGTCAGCTCGGTGATGCGAAAGCCCCACACCTTGCTGCCGTAGCGAGGCTGGCCGTCCTGCGCGAAGCGGTAGAGCGCCGCGCCGTTCTTGACGACCCGACCGCCGGGTCGCGCGAAGTGGTCGCTGTTTTTGACGACCGGACTTGCCGGATGCTCCCGCCATGGCCCGGTGAGCGTTTCGGCGACATGCAGATGGAGATTGTTCACCTTGCGCATGTAGCTGAAGAGGTACCAGTGGCCGTCGTGAAAGATGATCGACGGGTCGAGCAGCGCCACCTCGCGTTTGTTTCCGCTCAGGAGCGTGGCGATTGGCCGCCAGTCGTCCGGAAACGAGGCGGCCCGGTAGAGGCGGATCGATTTTGATTTGGCGCATTCGGGAATCATGTACACTTCGCCATCGTGTTCAAAAACATAGGGATAGGAGAGGTGGAACCGTTCCCGGAGCACGACGTGGCTGTAGCGCCATGTTTTCAGGTCGTCGCTGACGGCATGGCCGATTTCGCCCATCTTCCGCTTCGTGTTGAGCAGCTCGAAAAAGAGGTGGAACGCGCCGTCCCGCTCTAT
The nucleotide sequence above comes from Chlorobaculum tepidum TLS. Encoded proteins:
- a CDS encoding glucosamine inositolphosphorylceramide transferase family protein, translating into MTLVLNITAIVLFTGLSLLVKYRIKRWKQKQLRQQNDVWSIGLYEGPDPVTLSPAAGIRNPILTAKEVTDAPARFIADPFMIERDGAFHLFFELLNTKRKMGEIGHAVSDDLKTWRYSHVVLRERFHLSYPYVFEHDGEVYMIPECAKSKSIRLYRAASFPDDWRPIATLLSGNKREVALLDPSIIFHDGHWYLFSYMRKVNNLHLHVAETLTGPWREHPASPVVKNSDHFARPGGRVVKNGAALYRFAQDGQPRYGSKVWGFRITELTPTAYREEAVSDTPVVQEGNEVWNGRGMHTVDPHRMPDGRWIALVDGLEDKLRS